A region of the Pseudomonas anguilliseptica genome:
TGACGAATGCAGGAGAGGTGCGCCCGTAATGCTGGAAATGGCTGCCGCGAGGTGCTCGCGGCGGCTAAAAACACAGAAATGAGCCGGTAATCTGATCGTTTTTGATCGATTTATCACTTTCGAAATCAGCAGAGGCTGACGTCAGCCAGAAATGCATAGCTACTTCAGAGGATCCCTAACAACACTCGACAGCACACCTATCAATCCTATCCAGGAACAACCGTTAAGACCGCAGCACAACAAGTAACTCTTGGCGGATATCAATAACGCACTGCACCTGCACTACTTCGCACAGTTGCACCAAGGCGAGGCAGAGGTGGCCAGACGCGTCGCGAACAACCAGAACGCCCTGGCCCGAAACTGTAAAAGGCGATGCTCACGACACACCTCGGCTACGCTGATAGCACTCCAATCGCCGTCAGCAGCATGGGAGGTCTTACATGCGTATTAGCCTGGCACTGCTTGCCCTTAGCGTCGCCATCAACGCCCACGCCACACAACCACCGGTGCAAATCTGCCTGGGCGACAGCTACGAGTGGCCGCCCTACAGCTTCTGGGAGCGGGTCAACGGCGAACCTGAGCAAAGCCGGCTGACCGGCTACTCGGCCACCCTGGTGCTCAAGGCGCTGGAAAGCCTCGGACTGGATTACCGCATCCACTACATGCCATGGGCTCGCGCGCAACAGGAGCTGGCTGACTTCGCCAGCAAAGGCCGCTGCGAAATGACCTGGGACGCCAGCTTCAACAGCACCCGCGCGGGCCTTCTCTATTACCGCGTGCCGCTCTACAAAACCCGCCTGGGACTGTTCTACTCACGCAAACGCTTTGCCGAGCCGCCGCAACTGACGCTGCCCGATGACTTGCGCCAACTCAAGGTCTGCGGCGTGATCGGTTTCAATTACCAGCCCTACGGCATCGACTGGCCCCTGGAACGACTGCCAACCATTCAGCAGAACCTCGAAATGCTCGACCGCCAGCGCTGCGACTTCTTCCCCAGCGAGATCGAACCCCTGCTCGGCGGCATTACCATCGGCACCTACAGCGACCCGGGGCAGCTCACGCCTCTGCCGCTACCGCAACAGAAGACCTTCTACCTGATGATCAGCAAAGGCTCACCCCGCGCCCACGAGCTGATCAACCGACTTAACCAGATCATCATCGAGCAACAGGAAAATGGTGAGGCGCAGCGTCTGCTGGAGCGTTTTTTGCCGGGGATGCAGTAAACACTCAACTAGCCTGGACTTAACGTTGCGCAGCCAAATACTCCAACACTTGCTTGACGCGCTGCGAAAGCGAGCCACTTAGCCGCGTGTAGGCCCAACCTCGGCGTTGCAGCTCGTCCTCGTACCAGCAGTTCTGTCGATGGCGGAATGACTCGCCCTGGCGCGTACCGTCCTGGACGAAGGGAAAATCGTCGGCGCAAAGAAATAGATGCGTGTAGCGGCGCTCTGCCAAGCTCTCCAACTCGGCCTCAGCCCCCCCAAACAGTTCGCGAGAATAAAAAAGAGTAGTCAACGGCGTGGTATCACAGACCAAATAATGTCGACACTGTGCAGCCAACGCATGCTCACGCGCAACCTGGCTACGACCGATATGCAGCAGGTCGTCGTAGGCCAAATCGCCACCGCGAATCTCCCACAGTTCACGGCCAAATTCAGCGGCATAAAGGGTCTGCAGAGACTCAGCCAGGGCCTGGGCGAGACTGCTTTTGCCGGTTGACTCGCCGCCTAATAGGCCAATGTGCTCGACAAAGTCGCCGTACACCTCAGGCGCCAGATAATGGCGTAAGCCGTGCACATCGGCGCGCAGACGCGAGGCCGAGATCGGCACCCGCTGGCGCGCTCGGTCCAGTTCCACATGCCGGACTGGGCGACCAAAACAACTTGTCAGGTGCGCGGCAAAACCATCGCCATAAGCCTCGCTGGTAAATACCGCCTCAACCGGCTCGCGCAGCACCTGCAAACAAAAATCAGCCACGAACTGACGCTGATGTGTCTCAGGCTCATTGTTGTACGGCAAAGACGGCAGCTGCAGCCCCTCGCTCTGCCAGTCAGCTACCCGCTCAGGCGTCAACACCCAACAGGACAATTCAGGAAAACGCACATGCAACCAGCGCTCGCGGCGAGCGGCTGCACAACCGTCGAACTCCGGCAGTGACCAACTGAGCAGATAAAGGCGCTCGCACTGCGCCTGAGCCTGCTGAATCAGCCACTCATGCCTAAGATGCAGAGGGGCGAACTTGCCCACCACCAAGCCACTGGCAAACGTCTTGGCCATACTCAGGCTCGCTGCCCGGCAGTAGCTGTTGAAGAATCCAGCGCGGACAACTCGCGCTGCCAGCGGTACAAGCCATACCAGGCGTTACACCAGAACAGGCCATAGATAAAGGCCGTCAGATAGAGTTCACGAGAGGCGAACAACGGCACAGCAAGGCTGTTGACCAATAGCCAGCAGTACCAGTTTTCTAGTTTGCGGCGCATTAACAACAACTGCGCTAGCACGCTGAACGTCAGCACCAGAGAGTCGATAAAGGGCGCATAGGCATTGGTGAAGTAATGCAGAAGCGCTCCGTAGCCCATCGCGACCAGTAGCGCGATCAACATGGTCAGCAGCAGCCCGAACCAAGGCGTACGACTGATTGATAAAGCAGCACCGTTCTGCCCATGCAGCCAGCCCCACCAGCCAAGCAGACTGGTCGCGATGAAAAAAATCTGCAGGGTTACATCTGCATATAACTGCACGTCGAAGAACAACCAACCGAACAGCAAACAACCGACCAATCCGACCATGTGTGGACTGAGTTGCGCGCCGCAAGCAGCACGGCAACTAGGTAAAACAAATTGGCAAATATCTCCAACGATGACGGCATGTACGCATCCTTATGAACATGGATTCAGCCAGCACAGCCTACCAGCCGGGCCAGCTGTGATCCACGCCACAGCTGCCATGGCCGCGCCTGGCAACCGGCCATCATCCGTGATCTGATACACGCGTTTGCGCGACTTACCTCTATTCCAAAGGACTGGATCATTGCCATGCCCGTACTCGCCCTGCTCGTTATCGCCTGCCAAGTAACCTGTGGTCTGCACGTAGTGCGCAGTGGGCAGGAGCGCTACTGGATCTACCTGATCATCGCCCTACCTGGCCTCGGCTGCCTGATCTACTTCCTCGGCATCATGCTGCCCGACATGCTCGGCAGCCACCGTGGACGTCGAGCCATTAACCGCTTGCACGACAGCATCGACCCCGATCGCCATCTGCGTGCCCTTCGTGATGAGTTGGAGATTCGTGACACCCGTGACACCCGTGACACCCGCGTCAACCTGGCCGATGAACTGTTGCGTATGGACCAGGCCGAAGAAGCGGCCAAGCACTATCAGATAGCCTTGCGGGGGATTCACAACGACGCGCCGGATATTCTTCTCGGCTTGGCCAGGGCCCGCTTTGCACACAGCGATTTCTCAGGCTGCCGCGAAAGCCTAGAGCAGTTGATCAACAAGAACCCCGACTTCCGCTCCTCCGACGGTCACTTGCTCTATGCCCGCACGCTCGAAGCCTTGGGCGAAACCCTCAAGGCTGAAGAGGAATACAAAGCGCTGAGTAGCTACTACGCCGGCCCCGAAGCCGCCTATCGCTACGCTGTACTGCTGCGCATCCTGGGCCGCCAACGTGAAGCGCGTGAAATGCAGCAACAGATCCAGACCTACGCCCGCCGCGCTGCCAAGCACTACCGCATATTGCACAAGAAATGGCTGGAGCTCAGCCAGCAGGAGCTACGCAGCCTGCAACAGGACTGACAACTCAAACCGCTAAACCTTGTGCAGAGCGAGCTCACGCTTTTCGTACCTTGCTGGTACTCCCTCGCCCTGCGCCTGTTCCCCGCTCCACGCATGCAGTGCGCACTTTTCAGCGTTTGACCACAACCAACCACTGCGCCCACCCACCAGAGTGCTGACCGCATGCGCACGGCCAAATGGATTGTGCCGCGCCAGCAACAGCACGCTGTCACGCAGCCAGGCCAGGCTGCGGCTGTGGGATTGGAACAGCGGGGTAAGCAGGCGACTGGCTTGGCGGTAATAACGCAGGTGATCACGCCGGCTGCTGGCATAGGCAGCGAATACCGCAGACCAGTCGCAGTCCGTTGGTGTGCTCTGTGCGGTAACAGCTGCGGATAAAGCAGCCGCATCCACCAGGGCCATATTCGCGCCCTGGCCCAGTTGCGGGCTCATGGCATGAGCGCAGTCGCCGATGGCGATCACCCGGCCGTCGTGCCACTGCTGCATGCGCACATCGGCATACACCGCCTGGCTCAGTTGTTCGGGGCGTTCGATCAGTTCAACAAAGGGCTCAGCAGCGCTGCCGGCCAGTTGCAGCACCTGGGTTTTCCAGGCAGCCAAGCCGGCTTCACGCCAGGCGTCAAACTGCGCCACCGGCAGGCTCCAGAACAGGCTGCTCAGGGCTTGCTCGCGGTTCAAGTGGGTACGCCCGGTGGGCATGATGCCGAACATCTGCGCACAGTCGCGGTACCACTGACGCAGGTCCGTGGCCTCCGGCGCGTTTGGCGATGAAGCCGGGGTCGGCACAATGCTCCACAGCGCGCCCCAGGGGTAAGGCTGCAGCCACTGTTTGACCTGCATCTGCCCACGCAAGGCCGAACGCACACCATCGGCAAGCACCAGCGCGGCGAACTCGCCGAATGGCTGCTCGACGCCCTGTTCGTCCTGGCGATACAACTGCACATGGCTGCCGTACTGGCTGAAACGGCTGATATGCACGCCGGTTTCGATCTGTACCCCAGCTTGCCGTGCCGCGTTGAGCAGAGCCGTGAGCAACACGCTGCGATGAATGCCCATGCCGAAACTGCCGGGTTGCCAATGCACATAACGGGTATCGAGGATCACCCAGCCATTGGCCGAGGTGCCGAACAGGCGGCTGACCGCCGCCCCCAGGCCACTGCATTCGGCAAACAGTCCCAGTTGCTGCAACACCGCCAGCCCCGAAGGTTGCAACAACACCCCGGCACCCACTGGCTGCAGTTCCGGCACTCGCTCCAGCAGGCGCACGCTGAAACCTTGGCGAGCGAGGAACAGCGCCGTGGCCAAACCCGCCGTACCGGCCCCGACAATGGCAATCGGCAATCCCTTCACGATCCGTCTCCGTTGTTAAAACGAGCGGATTCTACGCCTCTGCCAGATAAACGCAGCCAGCCCCATCACAGGATGAACAGCGTCAAAGGAACATGCCGCCCGAGGCTTCAATCCGCTGCCCGGTAATCCAGCGGCTACCGTCGCTTAGCAGCATGGCAATCGCGCCGTCAATATCGTCCGGCAGGCCCACCCGGCCCAGAGCCGTGTTAGCGGCGATAAAAGCGTTGACCTGGCTGTTGTCGCGCACCACGCCGCCCCCAAAGTCGGTCTCGATAGCGCCAGGGGCCAGCACGTTGACACTGATACCACGCAGTCCCAGCTCCTTGGCCAGGTAGCGCGTCCACACCTCGATGCCACCCTTCATCGCCGCATAGGCGGCATAACCCGGCAGGCTGAAACGCGCCAGACCGGTGGAAATATTGACGATGCGGCCCTGCTCGGCGATCAGCGGCAGCAGCTGCTGAGTAAGGAAAACGGCCCCTTGAGCTGGATATTCACCAGTTGATCAAACTGCGCCTCAGTGGTTTCGGCAAAGCTGGCGTGGATGCCGATACCGGCGTTGTTGATCAGAAAGTCGAAATCATAGCGACCGAAGGTGCCCTGCAACCCGGCCGCCACTGCGTCGGCAAACGCGGCAAAGCTGCTGCTCTGGCTGACATCCAGCTGCAGCATCAACGCACGTGCGCCGAGTTGTTCGATCTCAGCTGCCAGACTCTGCGCATCAGCCGCCTGGCTGTGATAAGTGCCGATGATGTCGATACCCTGGGCCGCCAGATGCAGAGCGGTGTTGCGCCCCAGGCCGCGGCTTGCGCCAGTGATCAATGCGATTTTACGAGTCATGTGCGTGCTCCTTCAGTTGACTAACAGTGCAGTGCTTGCAATCAGTGAGCACAGGTTATTGCTCGTATTGAGCTGGATAAACGCAGCGAAATTGAAAACACTGATCATCAATCACGAACAATTCAATGGAGCGCCCGCCCATGAACACCCTGGAACTGCTGCGCACCTTTGTCCGCGTCAGCGAGCTGGCCAGCTTTACCCAGGCCGCCGACAGCCTTGGCCTGCCCAGGTCGAGCGTGTCGCAGCAGGTGCAGAGCCTGGAAGCCTTGCTCGGCACACGTTTGCTGCACCGCACCACGCGCAAGGTGCAGCCAACCCAGGATGGCCTGGCGCTGTATGAACGCAGCAAGGACATGCTGGCCAATATGGAAGAGTTGGAAAGCCTGTTCCGCCAGGACGGCGCGCAGCTTAGCGGTCGCCTGCGCATCGACATGCCCACTGGCCTGGCGCGGCGCTTGGTGGCACCGCGGCTGGGAGAATTTACCGCGCAGCATCCCGGCATCGAACTGGAGATCAGCAGCAGTGATCGACGCGTAGACCTGGTGCGTGAAGGCTTCGACTGCGTGCTGCGTATCGGTGTGGTCAA
Encoded here:
- a CDS encoding substrate-binding periplasmic protein, which produces MRISLALLALSVAINAHATQPPVQICLGDSYEWPPYSFWERVNGEPEQSRLTGYSATLVLKALESLGLDYRIHYMPWARAQQELADFASKGRCEMTWDASFNSTRAGLLYYRVPLYKTRLGLFYSRKRFAEPPQLTLPDDLRQLKVCGVIGFNYQPYGIDWPLERLPTIQQNLEMLDRQRCDFFPSEIEPLLGGITIGTYSDPGQLTPLPLPQQKTFYLMISKGSPRAHELINRLNQIIIEQQENGEAQRLLERFLPGMQ
- a CDS encoding AAA family ATPase, with amino-acid sequence MAKTFASGLVVGKFAPLHLRHEWLIQQAQAQCERLYLLSWSLPEFDGCAAARRERWLHVRFPELSCWVLTPERVADWQSEGLQLPSLPYNNEPETHQRQFVADFCLQVLREPVEAVFTSEAYGDGFAAHLTSCFGRPVRHVELDRARQRVPISASRLRADVHGLRHYLAPEVYGDFVEHIGLLGGESTGKSSLAQALAESLQTLYAAEFGRELWEIRGGDLAYDDLLHIGRSQVAREHALAAQCRHYLVCDTTPLTTLFYSRELFGGAEAELESLAERRYTHLFLCADDFPFVQDGTRQGESFRHRQNCWYEDELQRRGWAYTRLSGSLSQRVKQVLEYLAAQR
- the pnuC gene encoding nicotinamide riboside transporter PnuC, whose translation is MVGLVGCLLFGWLFFDVQLYADVTLQIFFIATSLLGWWGWLHGQNGAALSISRTPWFGLLLTMLIALLVAMGYGALLHYFTNAYAPFIDSLVLTFSVLAQLLLMRRKLENWYCWLLVNSLAVPLFASRELYLTAFIYGLFWCNAWYGLYRWQRELSALDSSTATAGQRA
- a CDS encoding FAD-dependent oxidoreductase, producing the protein MKGLPIAIVGAGTAGLATALFLARQGFSVRLLERVPELQPVGAGVLLQPSGLAVLQQLGLFAECSGLGAAVSRLFGTSANGWVILDTRYVHWQPGSFGMGIHRSVLLTALLNAARQAGVQIETGVHISRFSQYGSHVQLYRQDEQGVEQPFGEFAALVLADGVRSALRGQMQVKQWLQPYPWGALWSIVPTPASSPNAPEATDLRQWYRDCAQMFGIMPTGRTHLNREQALSSLFWSLPVAQFDAWREAGLAAWKTQVLQLAGSAAEPFVELIERPEQLSQAVYADVRMQQWHDGRVIAIGDCAHAMSPQLGQGANMALVDAAALSAAVTAQSTPTDCDWSAVFAAYASSRRDHLRYYRQASRLLTPLFQSHSRSLAWLRDSVLLLARHNPFGRAHAVSTLVGGRSGWLWSNAEKCALHAWSGEQAQGEGVPARYEKRELALHKV